Proteins from a single region of Neodiprion virginianus isolate iyNeoVirg1 chromosome 4, iyNeoVirg1.1, whole genome shotgun sequence:
- the LOC124302158 gene encoding uncharacterized protein LOC124302158 produces MSRTPCDKEGGESGSNNSSRKIRTRRSSRRRRKNTVKDRAKLLTVEGKAEITCCSNCGFESKRAFNVIRHYQRIHDPAKRKIECCGRTILTKGDYYQHCADNHPESRKSSIVSRKKYKITKRDRRHEEGQPALGGRKKGERRERGVKKREEIDSENFLKPKEENCVTIFIEGDPSSPVHAKNLAEFLDNIDFESFKLP; encoded by the exons CGGCAGCAATAACAGCAGCAGGAAAATAAGAACGAGAAGAAgcagcagaagaagaagaaaaaacacgGTTAAAGATCGTGCGAAACTGTTGACGGTGGAAGGAAAGGCGGAAATCACATGCTGCTCGAATTGCGGCTTCGAGAGCAAACGAGCCTTCAACGTCATCAGGCATTATCAACGAATCCACGATCCTGctaagagaaaaattgagtgcTGCG GTCGCACAATTCTGACGAAGGGCGACTACTATCAACACTGCGCTGACAATCATCCGGAATCGCGAAAATCTTCGATTGTGTCgaggaaaaaatacaagaTAACGAAAAGAGATCGTCGACACGAGGAAGGACAGCCGGCCCTGGGGGGAAGGAAGaaaggagagaggagagagagaggagtaAAAAAGAGGGAGGAAATtgattcggaaaattttctcaaacctAAGGAGGAAAATTGTGTGACGATATTCATCGAGGGTGATCCTTCGTCTCCTGTACACGCAAAAAACCTTGCAGAATTTCTCGACAACATCGATTTCGAAAGTTTCAAGCTGCCCTGA
- the LOC124301893 gene encoding arrestin domain-containing protein 17-like, with product MELDDDWTGSVELKIALDHPQGVFYPGNQVAGKVLVSWNEPKIFLGLRVKCEGTGLVFFTDRSAGFRRKFSNDESYLAREVYLIGDGESPVSTEGGQNEFPFSIDLPEEIPGSFEGRYGRVRYSVSAFLDLTNVVRITSSLPFTVVPVLDLNQDSLATLPISEDNSKVVVGQTEPLNMLVTLPVRGFVPGQTIPVKIVLNNVSNVEIRKLRVVFKKVITYHTHRKSRRHKEIIVEIELPVTKSCQVYETGVDVPAVPPTGLKFCSIIDVWYTLKVEACVEVNEWYLRMLQKNLKTRMRIVVGTIPLRHYETPEEELPGEGTGRQTEVGNIGEKPKTDDFAENPSLYEESKIYPSSKPNRDDPPGDEEAENGSGNTYAPLYRVYTFNKSKRNNHSSKSNH from the exons ATGGAACTCGACGACGACTGGACAGGGAGCGTGGAGTTGAAAATCGCGTTGGATCATCCGCAGGGTGTATTTTACCCGGGAAATCAAGTGGCCGGGAAAGTTCTCGTCAGCTGGAACGAGCCGAAGATATTCTTAG GACTACGAGTGAAGTGCGAAGGAACGGGTTTGGTCTTCTTCACCGACAGGTCGGCTGGCtttcgacgaaaattttccaacgatGAGTCCTACCTTGCCCGGGAAGTCTACCTCATTGGTG ACGGAGAGTCGCCGGTGAGCACTGAGGGTGGTCAAAACGAATTTCCGTTCTCCATTGACCTGCCCGAAGAGATACCGGGGAGTTTTGAGGGCCGGTATGGCCGAGTCAGATACAGCGTCTCGGCCTTTTTGGACCTTACTAACGTCGTGCGGATAACCAGCAGCCTGCCGTTCACCGTTGTGCCTGTTCTGGACCTGAATCAAGACTCCCTCGCAACG CTTCCAATCAGCGAGGACAACTCAAAGGTCGTAGTGGGTCAGACGGAGCCGTTGAACATGCTGGTCACGTTGCCGGTTCGCGGATTCGTACCTGGCCAGACTATCCCGGTCAAGATCGTCCTGAACAACGTTTCCAACGTCGAGATCAGGAAGCTTCGAGTGGTTTTCAAGAAG GTGATCACGTACCACACGCATCGTAAATCGCGTCGTCACAAGGAGATCATAGTCGAGATTGAATTGCCGGTAACCAAGAGTTGCCAGGTTTACGAGACGGGGGTCGATGTCCCCGCGGTGCCGCCGACGGGGTTGAAATTCTGCAGCATAATCGACGTCTGGTACACGCTGAAGGTCGAGGCTTGCGTCGAGGTGAACGAGTGGTACCTCAGGATGCTGCAGAAGAACCTTAAGACGAGGATGCGGATCGTGGTGGGAACGATTCCCTTGCGACACTACGAAACTCCCGAGGAAGAATTGCCCGGTGAAGGTACAGGGAGGCAAACGGAAGTCGGGAACATCGGTGAAAAGCCGAAAACTGACGATTTCGCTGAGA ATCCGAGTCTCTACGAGGAGAGTAAAATCTATCCGTCGTCAAAACCTAACCGAGACGATCCCCCCGGAGATGAGGAGGCGGAAAACGGATCTGGAAACACTTACGCGCCGTTGTATCGCGTTTATACATTCAACAAGTCGAAAAGGAACAATCACTCTTCAAAATCTAACCATTAA
- the LOC124302063 gene encoding rac GTPase-activating protein 1 yields the protein MTTSLSILASHDELVRCTNVLVNGSCEEEFLRFAINQEEMRQKWLASVQECQRLHSALEKSHLESADLERKLSHARRLLDEEKRRRRIVEDQRNSLERQISMVRDLFLHDGGRNLNDETREKLQFLNNTTLNNRSSNVHLKDLHHADKLNTIAELDSTGSLLSDLSCFSKSEDDLDASVMLQQNQKKREWKEHRPSGEYSTKKRRSSIQKAVDLNTSDRIVATTTVVLPKDGPITASSVIEAKPGNENEDPNTQIKQSPHKYRTSADRSRQKSSHVDAKNPLMDVEPSAPKADIMTSGSDSEGVFKPSPNIGGYTLNIKSSRGHTFTAKTVIKPEVCTPCGKRIRFGRVALKCRECRATSHAECKDLVPLPCVPAGNTPTLRGISGTIADYTPMIPPMVPSLVVHCINEVELRGMGEQGLYRVNGGSSDVKCLKDKFLKGKGAPNLSDIDIPTICSTLKDFLRTLREPLITVGLWADFARATAISDKQDADAALYQAISELPQPNRDTLAFLILHLQRVSSSPECKMPITNLAKVFGPTLVGYSCQEPSPNSMLSETKSQVAIVESLLKIPSDYWANFVNSEGLNGVGTPKTGELRHTPSTESLLKRTASRGFFNTPISSSRTFMRKNKKYFATPPSKSGY from the exons ATGACAACTTCACTGTCGATATTGGCCTCTCACGATGAGCTGGTACGTTGTACCAATGTACTCGTCAACGGATCGTGCGAAGAAG AATTTCTGCGCTTTGCTATCAACCAGGAAGAGATGCGACAAAAATGGTTGGCATCTGTACAGGAATGCCAGCGACTTCATTCTGCTTTGGAAAAATCTCATTTAGAGTCGGCAGATctagaaagaaaattaagtCATGCTCGTCGACTTCTTGACGAGGAAAAACGACGAAGACGTATCGTTGAAGATCAACGTAACTCGTtg GAACGACAAATATCCATGGTTCGTGACTTGTTCCTACATGATGGAGGTAGAAACCTGAATGATGAAACACGTGAAAAGTTGCAATTCCTCAATAATACAACATTAAATAATCGCAGCAGCAACGTTCATCTAAAAGACTTGCATCACGCTGATAA gcTTAATACAATAGCAGAATTGGATTCTACCGGGTCTCTGCTTAGCGATCTGagttgtttttcaaaatcggaGGACGACTTGGACGCGAGTGTCATGCTCCAGCAAAATCAAAAGAAACGGGAATGGAAAGAGCACAGACCAAGCGGGGAATATTCAACCAAGAAAAGGCGCAGCAGCATTCAGAAAGCTGTAGACTTGAATACATCAGATCGGATAGTAGCGACAACTACTGTTGTTCTGCCCAAGGATGGGCCCATCACAGCGTCTTCTGTGATTGAAGCAAAGCCTgggaatgaaaatgaagatCCAAATACTCAAATAAAACAGAGCCCCCACAAATATCGCACGAGTGCTGACCGCTCCAGACAAAAAAGTTCACACGTGGATGCAAAAAATCCATTGATGGACGTGGAG CCTTCAGCTCCAAAAGCCGACATCATGACTTCCGGTTCAGATTCCGAAGGTGTATTTAAGCCCAGCCCTAATATCGGTGGATATACTTTGAACATTAAATCGTCCAGGGGTCACACTTTCACGGCAAAGACTGTTATCAAGCCAGAAGTATGCACTCCTTGTGGCAAACG TATTCGATTCGGACGCGTAGCTTTGAAATGCAGAGAGTGCAGAGCTACTTCTCACGCCGAATGTAAAGACCTAGTACCATTGCCGTGCGTACCTGCAGGAAATACTCCGACTTTGCGTGGTATTTCT GGTACAATTGCAGATTATACCCCCATGATACCACCCATGGTGCCGTCGCTGGTGGTACACTGCATAAATGAGGTCGAACTGAGGGGAATGGGCGAACAAGGTTTATACAGGGTGAATGGCGGTTCGAGCGACGTTAAATGCTTGAaggacaaatttttgaaaggaaAGGGTGCACCCAACCTTTCCGACATTGATATACCGACTATTTGTTCAACTTTGAAAGATTTCTTGAG AACTCTTCGCGAACCTTTGATCACAGTCGGACTATGGGCAGATTTTGCAAGAGCGACGGCCATTTCTGATAAACAGGATGCTGATGCTGCTCTTTACCAAGCGATATCGGAATTACCGCAACCGAATCGCGATACATTAGCATTCTTGATTCTCCATTTGCAGCGAGTGTCGAGCAGTCCAGAATGCAAAATGCCGATCACTAATCTTGCCAAAGTATTCGGACCAACTCTTGTCGGCTATAGCTGCCAGGAACCATCTCCAAACTCAATGCTAAGTGAAACAAAAAGCCAAGTTGCA ATAGTGGAAAGTCTGTTGAAGATTCCGTCAGATTATTGGGCAAATTTTGTCAACTCCGAAGGTCTAAACGGAGTGGGAACACCGAAAACTGGGGAACTTAGACACACTCCGTCTACAGAGTCACTTTTAAAACGAACAGCATCTAGGGGATTTTTCAATACTCCTATCAGTTCAAG CCGAACGTTcatgagaaaaaacaaaaaatactttGCGACACCACCATCAAAAAGCGGGTACTAA